One genomic segment of Chelonia mydas isolate rCheMyd1 chromosome 1, rCheMyd1.pri.v2, whole genome shotgun sequence includes these proteins:
- the C1H11orf87 gene encoding LOW QUALITY PROTEIN: uncharacterized protein C11orf87 homolog (The sequence of the model RefSeq protein was modified relative to this genomic sequence to represent the inferred CDS: inserted 1 base in 1 codon; deleted 2 bases in 1 codon), with translation MSAKLSKELRLSLPPCLLNRTSASSNASSTCIAQVGQLFQSFSSTLVLIVLVTLIFCLILSHLTTFHVHKRKMKKRKMQRAQEEYERXHCSSSSPEAGIQGETPQGRNTRLGSSTQDSGIQRPSPPEPKSAHPARSCLDTASAGLLQTVVLS, from the exons ATGAGTGCCAAGCTCTCCAAGGAGTTGAGGCTGTCTCTGCCACCTTGTCTCTTGAACAGGACGTCTGCCTCCTCCAACGCCAGCAGCACCTGCATCGCGCAGGTGGGGCAGCTCTTTCAGTCCTTCTCTTCCACCCTGGTTTTAATCGTCCTGGTCACCCTCATCTTCTGCCTGATCCTC TCTCACCTCACAACCTTCCACGTCCACAAGAGGAAGATGAAGAAGCGGAAAATGCAGAGGGCTCAGGAGGAATATGAAC gacactgcagcagcagcagccccgagGCAGGTATTCAGGGAGAGACACCCCAGGGAAGAAACACCCGGCTGGGAAGCTCCACCCAGGACTCGGGAATCCAGCGCCCGTCTCCCCCGGAGCCCAAGAGCGCTCACCCAGCAAGATCTTGTTTGGACACAGCTAGTGCGGGGCTCCTGCAAACTGTGGTATTGTCAtga